DNA sequence from the Nesterenkonia lutea genome:
GATCAAGATCCAGCGCGCCTCGGTCAATCCGGTGGACTGGAAAGTCATGTCCGGCGGTCTGGACCCCCTCATCGATATCGTCTTCCCCGCCATCCCGGGGTGGGACGTCTCCGGAGTGGTCGAACAGACCGGGCCCGACGTTCCGGAGTTCTCCGTGGGAGACCGCGTGGCCTCCTACGCCCGCAAAGAGTTCATCCATGGCGGCACCTATGCGGAATACGTCGCGGTTCCGGCCGACTCGGTGGCCCGAATCCCGGACGGCGTGGACTTCGACTCTGCCGCGGGGCTTCCGCTGACCGGACTGACCGCCCAGCGTGCTCTGGAGGCCCTCGAGCTCACCTCCGAGGACACGCTGCTCATCCATGCAGCATCTGGCGGCGTAGGTCACCTCGCAGCCCAGCTCGCGGTGGAACGCGGCGCCACAGTCCTGGGAACCGCTTCGGAGAAGAACCATGCGAAGCTGCGCGAGCTCGGGGTGACACCGCTGACCTACGGGGAGGGCCTCGCCGACCGGGTCCGCTCTGAGGCTCCGGAGGGAGTCACCGCTGTGGCCGACTTCGTCGGCGGGGTCCTGGAAGACACGCTGGCAGTG
Encoded proteins:
- a CDS encoding NADP-dependent oxidoreductase, whose translation is MTYSEYGEPHTLEMTELELPKVGPGAVLIKIQRASVNPVDWKVMSGGLDPLIDIVFPAIPGWDVSGVVEQTGPDVPEFSVGDRVASYARKEFIHGGTYAEYVAVPADSVARIPDGVDFDSAAGLPLTGLTAQRALEALELTSEDTLLIHAASGGVGHLAAQLAVERGATVLGTASEKNHAKLRELGVTPLTYGEGLADRVRSEAPEGVTAVADFVGGVLEDTLAVLAEGGRHVSVADPSVLEHGGRWLWVRPDGTRLRRLLEKVAADTLRVDVDRVFPLEEAGAAMEANQSGSNGKILIDATR